In the genome of Melospiza melodia melodia isolate bMelMel2 chromosome 11, bMelMel2.pri, whole genome shotgun sequence, the window TTCAGAGAAAGGGCGCTtagacattggaatggactgcctagagggaggtgatggagtcaccgtccctggagatGTTTAAGGGGAAACAGAATGTGCCGTGGTCCGGTTGCCACGGTTTGATCATAGCTTGGACTCTCCGttttcagaggtcttttccagtctgGTTGGTGCTGTGTGCGAGGACTGACGTAGATGAtgttgtgaaaaacgccaatcacttggttttggttttttttaattttaaaagtttaatggtaataaaatagttatcaaagtagtaatacaattagagtaataataatttggacaatttgaattaggacaatagaaacaaagagttacagaggTCCGGGTACCTCTTTCaacacgagcctgaaaaaggacccgcattaacagaggattaacccttaaaagcaacagcctgttgcacattcatacacctcatacatgatgcatcaattccattcaaacacaggattctgtctggtcatcgtcagcttcttcctctgaatcctgacggtgtcatcctgcccaagccaggcagggagaggttcatttcttctgataatggagcaataaattctctttctctgaaagattcaggtgtcctgtggctgctatctcgctgcaagtcctttctttaaaaagagtatcctacatagcatcgtttctattttaacattttattataacctaaaactatatttaacccactacttaagggaattaatacagcattacttcctaacacaacacatataacattcattttaatatttgtgaaaagccaatcataaaataggcatttttcacaatgtgaAGCCCCCAGTGTGCCTTAGCAAGAGGACAGGAGAGACCCCTGGGTGGCCCCGCTCTGGGGGTTAAAACTCCGAGGTCATTCTCAAAAAGCATGCAGCAGACACATCACTTCTCTGCCATGGGACTGTTCCCTGTGGATGCGTTATCCTGGGCCACGCAGAGTGAGTTTGCAGGCCCCAAGGGTGTGGTTTTCCCACACACATTCGGTATTTGCTCCTAAAATGGGGGGGTATTGTCACCATCCAGGGTGTTGAGGGTGTTGTCAccatctccctgctctgtgctgccgcCCAGGTTCTCGTGGTGGGCTGTGGCAACTCGGAGCTCAGCGAGCAGATGTACGACGTGGGCATGTGCCAGGACATCGTCAACATCGACCTCAGCGCCGCCGCCGTGCGCCAGATGCGGGAGCGCAGCGCCGGCGCCCGGCCCGGCGTGAGCTACCTGCTGATGGACATGCTCCACATGGACTTCCCTGATGCCCACTTCCAAGTGGTCCTGGACAAAGGCACGCTGGATGCCCTGCTGACCGACGAGGAGGAGGCCACTTTAGCCAAGGCGGAGCAGATGTTTGCCGAGATCAGCCGGGTGCTGCAGGTGGGAGGGCGCTACCTCTGCGTCTCCTTGGCTCAAGCCCACGTGCTGAAGAAAGCTGTGGAATATTTCTCCCAGGAAGGCTGGGTGGTGCGAGTCCACCAGGTGGGCAGCAGTGGGGACAAGCAGCAGTTTGTGCTGCCTGTCTTTGTGTATGTGATGACAAAGTTCAGGAAGGTGCCTGGCTcggcagcagggatcctggagatcTGCCCCGAGGAGCAGGACAGGCCGCTGCGCGTGGAGAGCGTGGAGCGGCTGCTGGCTGCGGTGAAGGACAGGCAGCACTAtggcctgctctgcagccagatcAGCAAAACCCCCTGCAGGGAGCAGGTTTCCTTGGATCTGTGTGACAGAGAGAGCGGGAAGCCTCGCTACACGCTGCACGTGGTGGACAGCCCCTCGGTGAAACCTTCCCGGGACAATCACTTTGCCATCTTCATCAGTGAGtacagcttgggcaggctgcagccaggtgCAGGAGCTGCAAAGCAGCCAGCCCTTCAGGGCCTGCTGAATTTGGGGCTGGAGAGGGAAATAACCCACCTGTGTGGGGTTGGGGCGATGTTTTAGTCCCGGCTTTGTGGTGGGATATGTGCTTTGCAGTTGGGGTGATGTTTTAATCCTGGCTTTGCAGTGGGGTGGTGCAAGCACACGTGTGGCACAGAGGAGCTTGTTGGGCAGAGGgacactgcctgccctgcctcCAAGGTGCTGATTCCTGCCTGGAGGCTGGTGACAGCCAAGTTAGCGCCTTACAGCTGGGAATGCATTGCTGCTCTCTGTGGATGTCCTGGCTTGcaggggctgcacccacagagatGTGTCAgcctctgccagcagcaccatTCCCTCCCTGCATGCCTGCAGAGCTCCCACAGCCTGGAGACAGCTCAGGAGCCTGTCGGACCCCCTCCTTTCTAATGAGATGTGGCTTTTCCAGCTTCTTGCATGAGCCTGCCCAAATCCGGGCAGCTCCTGGCTCTAACCAAGCAGTGCTACCTCCCTTAAATGTCCTGCCATTCCCTGTGGCTCCTCCCCTGGAGGCTCCAGGccgggagcagcccaggctgatggCAGCCCCTCTGCAGTCCCGCAGGGCAGGGAGACCGAGTGGCTCTTTGGGACGGAGGAGGGGCGGCGGCAGCTGGCGGCCAGCGCGGGCTTCGGGCGCCTGCTGACGGTGGCgctgcacagggagcagctctACGAGGGCATGGCCACCATCCAGGCCGAGCTCTCGGGGAAGGTGATGGAGCTGGCCCCGCCGGGCCTCCCTGCCCGGCAGCAGGTGAGCCCCCACTGCCCAGCTGGGCTTCCCAAAAcagggccaggctggctctgcctgCTGGGAAAGCCTCTCCTCCAAGGGAGACCGAGCTGCAAGGCGTGAGCATCCAGCCTTGGTGGGGAGGAGATGGGCCTGAGGTGCAGGTTCTCTTGGCTTTCCGTCCAGCTGTCTGTCTGTGCTTGGAGGCAGGATTTGAAGTCCTTCCCCTCCAAAACCCAATATCCCAAGAAAAGCAGAGATCCAGAAATCCTAAAAGGATCCGGTCTCCTGTCTTAATCCTGGCTTTAACTTCTGTTCCTTCTGTCTTCTCCTTCCTGCCCCAACTCCACACATCTGAGCTCTTGGAAAAACTCTTGCTGTGTTTGCTCCCTGTGTTGGGAGTGAATCCGGTGCAGATCCCCAGCTCTCCTGTGGCGTCCCACTGCTCCTCTCTTGTGTCTGCTTCGTCCTGGCTCAGTCAGGACAGTGGGAAAACCAAGCCCAGCAGAGCTGTCCTCCCTGCAGGTGCCCTTCCTGTCCGTGGGAGGGGACATCGGGGTGCGGGCGGTGCGGCACCGTGGCAGCAGCGCCCTGAGCGGGGACTTCGTGGTGGAGGACGTGAAGGGAGATGGCAGCTGCTACTTCCGCCGCCTCATCTTCCTCCAGAACAGGAACGTGGTGCAGTCTGAGGCTCGGCTCTTGGCCCCCACACCTCTCCCAGGTACACGGGGCAGGGGCCAAGGCTGATTTTTTAGGGTGGCAGAGAGtgagagcagaacaagaaaaagGTAGAAGTCCTGCTGGGACCTGCCTGTCGTGCCCTAGAGCAACCTtaggtgtgaccgtgttcacaggggtctgaggatgagagaagagacaaggatctgactccatatttcagaaggcttgatttattattttattatatatattatattaaaactgtaccaaaagaatagaagaaattatttcatcagaaggctagctaagaatagagcaggaaagaatgataacaaaggtttgtggctcggctctctgtccgagctagctgactgtgattggccattaattagaaacagccatgtgagaccaatcccagatgcacctgttgcattccacagcagcagataaccaatgtttacattttgttcctgaggcctctcagcttctcaggaggaaaaatcctaaggaaaggatttttcataaaatatgtctgtgacacttggGAGTGTTCCTACACCGtgggtgggacagggctgggggtggctggttCTCAGAAAACACCTCCATCTCCCCCTTGCCTTACTGGCTGGTGTctcctgttcctcaggccagaagaagaggaggaaggacaagaagaaacccagccccacagagccccctgGAGCCATTGACAAGAGCTACCTGTGCTGTGAGCACCACAAGGCCATGGTTGCGGGGCTCTGCCTGCTGGGGGGCCCCGACGCCCTCCCAGGTGACAAGGCCAGCAGTGGGAGGCTGTACTGGGGCAGTGTCCCCACGCCACAGCCCCTTGGGGAAAGGCTCTGTTGGCCAAGGTGCCCTGTGCACCCTTCCCAAAGTGGTTTGGGGACGGTGGGTGGGATGGGTGTGGTTGTGTTcaaggggtcccaggatgagggaagagatgagaatcttgattccatgtttcagaaggctgatttattattttattatatatattatattaaaattatatactaaaactatactaaagaatagaagaaaggatttcataagaaggcttgaaaggaatgatgataaaatcttgtgactgaccagagagtccaagccagttggactttgattggccattaattaaaaacaaccacatgaaaccaatcacagatgcacctgttgcattccacagcagcagataattattgtttacatttaatttctgaggcctctcagcttctcaggagaaaaatcctagcaagaGGATTTTTCATAAGATGTGTCCATGACAGACAAGCAGTGGGGTTATGGCTTGCTGGAGGCTCACTGGGTGCTCTTGGTTGGCAGGagagctggcagtgctggtggtgGGGCTCGGCGGGGGCAGCCTGCCCCTCTTTGTCCACGATTACTTCTCTCAGGCCCGCGTGGCCGTGGTGGAGATCGACCCCTCCATGCTGGACGTGGCCACACGCTGGTTCGGGTTCTGCCAGGGCGAGCGCATGCAGGTGCACGTCTGCGATGGCCTGGACTACGTGGCCAAGCTGGCAGCTGAAGGTATGTCTTGGTTTGgacagacaggagtctgctaaggaaggcaggagcctcccctgaaatggagaatgtaaaccctccccacccctctgaattgctataagttttaaattaaggggctctcaggcaaaaatatgggagcaggaaataacagttcttttatagggaagaaaataaaaggataaaataaacaatgcagtacactagaacaacactgacagagtcagaacccagcctgacaccctgtgggtcagggtgttggtggcagtcccattggaattgtggctgcagccctcctgcagtgtcaggggtggttctgctggagcagggatcctgtagagaaggatggattcttcctctgaagatccagtggaagagaggcagctgctgttcctctggggaatccagtggagaagccatgctggtgtctcaaaacctctggattatatctgggtagcaatgcttgaaacctcagattgtatccaggcaggaatgtttgaaacctcagattgtatccaggtaggaatgcttggctcctccctctgggctcacatctcccaatgggatgctgcagttcttatcagccatgcagtgacattcaatagctgttatcagcaatgtcccctcccgagggaggtgtgattgtggtcactcaaagagagagataaggcaaactgcccacttgacaaaaggtaatctgccatacagatggggatggaaaacatcttgcattgcaatctgggaCAAGGTACCAGAGCCCCATCGAGCCCAGCGGGTGCCATGCTGGGTAGCAGAGTCCTGGGCTGTTGTCACCACCTGCTTCCCCTTCCTGCCCATCTCCTGCCCTGTGTCACAGTGCCCAGCCTCACCAGGTCTCTGCAGCTCACAGCCTGTCCTTGCCAACCTCTGTAGAGGTTGTTGCCTCCCCCAGCACCAAGGGCTTGTAAAGAGAAACCCCAGCAGAGAAGTCACCCATAACATGGCAGAAGGGGTGTCTTGACCATCCCATCTTTGGCCTTCCCACGTGTGTAGCTCACCTCTGTCCCAGAAGATAACAGCTGTCTGTGCTTtgtcctgcagcaccagcccggTATGATGCCATCATGTTTGATGTGGACAGCAAAGACCTCACGGTGGGGATGAGCTGCCCACCCCCAGCCTTTGTGGAGGAGACCTTTCTGCAGAAAGTTAAAACCATCCTCAAGCCAGAAGgtaggagggggagatgtggccATGTCCCCGTGGCCAGGCTGACCAGTTCTGTGTGGAGttggggctgtgccaccatttCTCATCCTGGAGAATACTGGctacagccagggctgctgcatgGCATCCCCTTCTCCTGGGGGTCCTGCATCTGGGTGTTTCAGTGGGCACTGTGACAGCAGGATGGCCTGAGGCAAGCTGAGACATCCCAAGGGGCCAGCAGAGGTTTCTTGAAGCAGAAGGTGTGGGCAATACTTGAGAACAGATCTCGTGATCACCCACCACCCAtgtggcagcagggatgtggaaTGGGACCAGGGGAATGCCAGTGAGGGACACATTTTCACCAGGgtggcagggagcagggtgggatgtggtcaccaattgttgtggtgttgtgagggtccccaggatgaggtgagagatgagaatctgactccaaggtctcagaaggctgatattatatatgatatgaCTCATATCATATCGTATCATATTATATATCAAGTGAAATTATATTATATggaattatatactaaaactgtgCTAAAGAatgagaaaggagacatcagaaggctcgGCAAGAATGATAATCAAAACTTGTGACAGattcagagagtctgacacagctggctatgattggtcattaattaaaaacaattcacatggaatcaatcaaagatgcacctgttggtgagcAACCTCCAGAGCACATTCCAAGCaaccagataattattgtttacatttcttttctgaggcttctcaggagaaaaatcctggcaaagggatttttcataaatgtCACAGTGACAGTGGGTGCAcaggctgctctgagctccctcctCTCCCCCTGCTGCAGGAGTCTTCGTGCTCAACCTGGTGTGCCGCGATTCCCGGCTGAAGGAGTcggtgctgggtgccctcaggGCCGTGTTCCCGCTGCTCTACGCTCGCCGCATCCAGGGCGAGGTGAACGAGATCCTGCTGTGCCAAGCGGGCCCCGCGGAACGgctcagccccacagagctggggGCGCGGGCACGGGCACTGGAGGGAGCCCTGCGCCAGCCCGGCCGGCCCTGGGACAGCTCCTATGTGCTGGCAGACATGCTGCAGGCCGTGCTTGTCCTCTGAGGGGCCTCTGCAGGCCGTGCTCGTCCTCTGAGGGAACTCTGCTGCAGGCCGTGCTTGTCCTCTGAgggggctctgctgcagcctgtgcttgttctctgagggggctctgctgcaggctgtgctcgTCCTCTGAGGGAACTCTGCTGCAGGCCATGCTTGTCCTCTGAGGGAGCTCTGCTGCAGGCCATGCTCGTCctctgagggggctctgcagGCCGTGCTCGTCCTCTGAGGGGGctctgctgcaggctgtgcttgTTCTCTGAGGGAGCTCTGCTGCAGGCCATGCTCGTCCTCTGAgggggctctgctgcagcctgtgcttgttctctgagggggctctgctgcaggctgtgctcgTCCTCTGAGGGAACTCTGCTGCAGGCCGTGCTTGTCctctgagggggctctgcagGCCATGCTCGTCctctgagggggctctgcaggctgtgttcatcctctgagggggctctgcagGCCGTGCTCATCctctgagggggctctgcaggctgtgttcatcctctgagggggctctgctgctctgctcgggCACCAAGGGCCTCCTGTGGGACACAGTAGGGTAATCAtggctggcactgctgcctgATGCCGgcctgggaaggagctgcctgaggaaCGGCTCCAGCACCGTGAGGGGCTGTGCAGCccaaggggcagctgtggggtgaGGAAGGTGCTGTGGCACTGGCAGGGCCGTGGGTTTGGGTCTGTCCTTGTTGTTTTCCCTCCTTGCCCTTCAGCACAGCTCCTGTTGTTCTGAGGGTGCCTCTCCCTGCGTCTCCAGCGTTCCTGGTGTCTCTGCAGAGCCCCAAGCCTGCTCCAAGGCTGCTTGTGGGTGTGTGTCTGTGGGTGGGCTGTGAGAATAAAGTGCTCAGGGGTGCTCTGAGGCCTGCAGTGCTTTGTTATTTCAGGCTTATTTCGGAAGCATACACACCCCTGGGAAAACTACAGTCACCATTGCACTTCAAAGGTGTGTCCTGGGAGCAGGCAGCTGCCCCTTGAACCCCACTGCCCCCTTACCACTCAGCATCCCAGTACATTTCCCCTTCTGAATCTCTCCAGCCATCACCACTGAACTGAAACCCCTGAGCTCAGAAcccttctgccccagggccagcagggacccAGGCCTGGGCCACTCTCACCCAGCTGGTGCAGGTCAGCCTTCCTGCAGGATGAAAGGACAGCCAGAAAACACCATTGGGgtgttcccacagcaccccagTCCTGCCCAGGCAGCTCAGTCAAGAGCTGGCCTGTGCTgtgtgatgccttgtgcaggctgacctagaacagaggctggacagagctaaagaataaagtagggatttattaggaggcctcaatgggtccaccttgggcagcacaagagcccagccagggctgcacccaagatgaaccaaaatggtcacaaaatgcacaacTGGTCATGGGGTCTCTTACTTTTATCAGTtctggagttaattgtccaattccagctccagcccatgaagtcccatcctgcttgtttttctctctccagcccacgttgtttgtgctcttgggcctgagatttggatcatttttccttggtgcccagctggagcaggaattgttttgtctccctgctctgtgaagagagctcagcatcccctaatatgaagcccagacccacacactaaagcagcacagaacctgaaaaatataaaagctcaaacctgaggcatcatgtgtcctggctgggcatggactTGCAGGTTCTCATTCATTCATCAGAAGCCACTTTGGGGTGGGGGCTTGTCTTTCTCCCCTGCAACAGCTGGTGCCGAAATGAGCCTGAGACAATGTACCAAAGTGACCAGCCTGCAGACAGCAAGGTGACAAACTGCTGCTCTGCCACTGATGCTGCACCCTCACTCCACGCTCCCTTCTGCCACTGGCAGCTTGAGAGAGGACACTGTGAAGCTTCCTTTCTGAGCGCTGCTTCCCAAAGCAAACCCTCCCCAGGCACCTCTCCACAGCCCAGGGAGCCAACAGCACACCAGAGTAGCTCCAGGAGGGATCTGTGTCTCAGCATCCCTGCTGGAGccatctcccagccctgcagctcacaCCCCCGTCCCAGCAGGGTTTGGGCTGCCCCTTCCTTGCttggaaggagccagctctcctccATCTGTGGGAAAACCTCTGCCACTtccacagcagagcaggaggctgTGGGAGCTGAGAGTTTGCAGTTCCCCAGCTCATGGGGCCATGGAAAGGACACCCCACAAGGCTCTTGTCAGATTTTACCCTTTTCTGACTCAGGGATGGGGTAACTGAGAGtttaaaaaacttttattccattttcagtctcaagtgaagggtgagacaatacagatgttacaaTTCATGCCATCACAATCAAAAACCAATTAATTCTTAATTACAATGCATTATAAgcatttcttggcctatcagctttggCCACACCATGtgtaaatgccttaaagccaatcatctAAAACTACCCCTCGTGGGtcctactacaatgcatctttcatagttctGTGTTCATAGTTTCATAGTTTCTCCAAAGTATCCAGTCTTTTTTGCAAGGCCatcctttgaaacttgtttcttgttccatttctctctcagcaatgtctgccctgttccatggcatttctaagtcagGATTTGTTATCTCAAGGTTTGCTTACAGATGCACACTATGTGAGCCTTGTGCCAGGCTTTGAGAATTCTCTCCGAATCCATTTCCCACAGGTTCTCACCCCCTGCAGCAGTGCGGACCATGTGGGCACTGCCCCGGAGCAGGAGATGGGGCTGTTGGTGCCCAGGCTGCCCCatggcagctgtgctggcagcaaacACCTCCCTCTGATCAGCACCTGGGGGTGTGTTTTCATTTCAATTCGCCAGCAGGTTCTGCtttgggagctgctctgctcagatCCCTTCTCTGATGCTTCCTCCCTTGTTCCCCTTCCCACAGAGGGACAGATGGGTGCCCTACTTTCTCCCTGGGCTCACCTGCAAGATCACAAAGGAGTAGATGCTGTTTTAATAAGAGCTTTTGATGGCTCCCaggcccaggagagcagggctggcttgCTCCCTGCCTCAGATAAAGGCTGGCAGCCTGGCTGGGTGCCCTGTGTCACCACCCAGTCACTCCCCCAGTGCTTCTCCTCCTTCTGTGCTGAGTTCAGCACAGCACGGGGGAGAAACAAGGCTGGAGCTGGAGTGTGCCTGCCCCCATGCAGCTTCTAAAGCTGCTCTGTGATGAGCTCTACTCTGAAAGATATCTATTATCCACCTAGCTTAGCAATGGCAAATTTCTCAACTAGATCAGCAGTGCTGCCTTTACTCTATTTTTAACTTAGTTTGCAATTCTCCACATAATCTTAACCACAtaggtttgtgtgtgtgtgtgcccttttTCTGTACCGAAACCATCTCCTTTCCTCCCCAGGAGCTCATACAAAGGCTGCCTTCATCCCTCCCTTGTCCAGTCCTGCCTTTCTCTTGTGCTTCCAAAATGCTGCATAACGCCACATCCTGGTGgaaaaacaaaagccatctaTTAGAAACAATGTAAGGATGAAATCTCAGTTCATTGCAGCTGTTCTGGCAGCCTGGCAACTTTGGTCTGAAAATTAATTTCAGCTAGAAAATGGCAAATTCATGAGTGCTGCAAATCCTCCTCTGCAGGTAAAACGCTCCAAGGCTGGAGTAATTGACACATAGTAAATATTTCTCTGCTGGCAGCCAAAACACGCAGCTAATGTATATGTTTGGCAAGGGTGATCCTGTGAGAGTTTTGGCAATGTGCTCGTGTTTACATCCCTGACTCCTCACTTCCTTCCCTTGCAGCGTAGGCACGCTGTCAGTGCCGGGATAGAAACAAGCTCTGCCGTCACTTAGCAACCCCCACGGCACCCAGATGTTGACTTTTTCCTCTCTGGCTTTCCCAGCACAGAAAGAGCCAGGTGTGGAACTCACCCCACGGCTCAGGGGTGAGGCTGGAGCCACCTGGGGATGCTTTGGGCTGGCCTGGTCCCTTCTCAGAGCatcacatccctgtcctgctgctgctgcagggaagtTGGTGGGGCAGCCTGAGCTTCCTGAGCTTGGGTAGAAGGATGCAGAGAGGAATTTTggcccagggtggctgtggggacGGTGACACTTTGAGGCAGGCACTGATGGGGTGCCACATGTTCACCCCATATGGTGTCACAGCCCAGGTCCCTGTTCTGGAGAAGAGAGTGACACTCCAATCCTCTCAGGTGGATGAGGGCCATGCTGTCATCAGCTCAAAGTACAGCAAGCAGCTGGGAGAGATTTtgcagcagcaaaagctgcaggggctgagccctgggctgatccccctcAGCTGGGCAGAGCCTTGGCCC includes:
- the METTL13 gene encoding eEF1A lysine and N-terminal methyltransferase: MELLPRSPAEFSSARYWDRFFRQRGQRPFEWYGAFPELCPVLHKYVRPRDKVLVVGCGNSELSEQMYDVGMCQDIVNIDLSAAAVRQMRERSAGARPGVSYLLMDMLHMDFPDAHFQVVLDKGTLDALLTDEEEATLAKAEQMFAEISRVLQVGGRYLCVSLAQAHVLKKAVEYFSQEGWVVRVHQVGSSGDKQQFVLPVFVYVMTKFRKVPGSAAGILEICPEEQDRPLRVESVERLLAAVKDRQHYGLLCSQISKTPCREQVSLDLCDRESGKPRYTLHVVDSPSVKPSRDNHFAIFIIPQGRETEWLFGTEEGRRQLAASAGFGRLLTVALHREQLYEGMATIQAELSGKVMELAPPGLPARQQVPFLSVGGDIGVRAVRHRGSSALSGDFVVEDVKGDGSCYFRRLIFLQNRNVVQSEARLLAPTPLPGQKKRRKDKKKPSPTEPPGAIDKSYLCCEHHKAMVAGLCLLGGPDALPGELAVLVVGLGGGSLPLFVHDYFSQARVAVVEIDPSMLDVATRWFGFCQGERMQVHVCDGLDYVAKLAAEAPARYDAIMFDVDSKDLTVGMSCPPPAFVEETFLQKVKTILKPEGVFVLNLVCRDSRLKESVLGALRAVFPLLYARRIQGEVNEILLCQAGPAERLSPTELGARARALEGALRQPGRPWDSSYVLADMLQAVLVL